The genomic stretch GCCTGTGGCCGTTAACCTCCTCAAGAAGCCTTGTGTTTGCCTCCCGCAGCTCTGCCGTGCGCTCCCGGACCTTGGCTTCAAGCTCCTGGTGGGCTCTTTTCAATGCCTCTTCCGCGAGGCCCGAGATGAGCACAAAAGACGCTATGCTTGCGATATCCTCCAGAATCCTTTCCTCTTCGGCGGTGAGGGGCTCTTTTTTAAAGAGTGCCAGCACGCCTACGGCCCGCCCCTCTGCGGAGACAAGCCTGTAGCCTGCGAATGATACGAGGCCCAGGGACCTGGCCCACTCCCGGTTGTGCTCACGTAAATCATTGCCCACATCATTGGTGATGAAGCCTTTTTCTTCGCCTGCTGCCACACGGCCTATCTTGTAGGCTCCCATCGGGACGCGGCTGTGGATGCCGTCAATATCTGTGTAGCGCCCCGAACTGGCAACAAGGTGAAGGCACCGTGTCCTGTCCTTGCAGGCATATGAGCCATCGGTGACTTTTCTATGAAGACACCTGTTGTCGCAGAGATCGCCCTCCCTCAATACCCATATCCGCGCAAAGTCCGCTCCGACCAGGCGGATGACGGCATCAGTAATAAGCGTGGTCTTCTTACTGAGAGTGCCTGTTTCCAGAAGCCTCTGCTTGAGGGTGCTCAGCTCCTGGAGAAGCTCCTGCGGGGGCCTGTGGTCCGCTGGCTTCTTCGCTGCCTTGAGGCGCGGTACCCTTTTTCCTGAAGAGGGAGCTTTTTCCATCAGTGATCCATCTCTCTTTCAGCAAGCGGTCATGCCGGGGAACCTCGCTGTACAGACAAAAGAAGCTCCTGGTGTGAATTCTGGTGCTTCTTCGTAGAGTGCAACATTGCCGCTTTAAGGTAAAGACATGGTTCTCCTCACTGGGCGAAAGTTCCTTTTATAATCCTTCCTGCTCCTTGATAAGGGAGTGAAACGCGTGACCCGGCACTGAGAGCCATAGCCTTGTGCTCTCTGCTGGAATGTGATAAAATCACCTTAAACATTCTGACAATGAGGATGATATGACAGCAAGATGCGGCAAGGCTTTTTTTCTCATTGTGCTCTTTGCCGCCCTCATCTTATCGTCTGAGTCTGCCGCCCTTCCCCTGCCCCCTCCCCCGGGCAGGGAGGTCTTCACCGTTGATGATGCATCTCTCATCAAGAAAGAGGACCTGGAAAAGATCACCGCCATCCAGAAAGATGCGTATACCATTTTCGACACCTCACTGATGGTGGTGACCATTCCCACCATGAGCCTCTATGACGGCACCGGCGCTCAGGATTTTCAACAGTTCGCGAGGCAGTGGTTCGAAAAGTGGAAGGTGGGAAAAATTGATGCCCATGGGAACCGCCTTAACAGCGGCATTCTGATCCTGCTGAGCAAGGCCGAGCAGAAGTTCTCGATCCAGCGGGGAGACGGCTGGGTCAATGGCTGGGACCCTTATATTGACTATGTGCTCAAGTACGAGATGGGGCCCTCTTTCAGGAAAAACGACTTTTCGAAGGGAATCCTCAGGGGAGTGCAGGCTCTCAACGAGATGATAAAGGTCACCACCAGGGGCGCGCCCAGGAAGCCGGACACCGCGCAGCTCGCAATCGCGGGACTGGCTGAGTATATCAGGCATCCCCCCTTCTCGGTCTTCGGGGAGTACACCTGGATAGCCCTGATCGTGGCCTTCATCTTCATATTGACCGCCTTCATCTATGAGAAAGGCTCGGCATTTTTCTTCGGCACAGGTTTTCTCATCGCCTGCCTTGCCATTTTCTATCCGGTTTTCATCATTGCCGGAGTGATTCTTGTGGCCCTATTTTACCTATGGATGTATAACCACGATATGGAGCATGACATGAAATACCATTCTTTCAGGTTCTGGTCTTGATATGAATGCAAGGAGATTTCTCACTGAACACGAGAGAGAGGCCGTCGAGAAAGCCGTTTCCGAGGCGGAGAAGCTTACTTCTGCAGAGATCATATGCGCCATCGCCACTGAGTCCGGCCGGTACGAGAGGGCCATTACCCTCATGTCCATTCTTTCCGCTCTTGTAGCGCTTCTGGCAGCTAATTTTGCCGGGGCCGCTCTTCTCACCGCACCGGGAAGCTGGTCCCATGCCGAGGGAATCCCCCTGACCTGGCAGCTTGCCGCCGTGGCGGGGGGCTTTCTTGCCGGAGCGGCAGCAGGAATTTTCTGGAGGAGCCTCCGCAGGCCTTTTATCGGAAGACGCGAGATGGATGAGGAAGTGAAGCGCTCATCGGCCTTTGTGTACGCCCTTGCCAAGATGGGCAGCACAAGGCAGAGAGGCGGCGTGCTCATCTATCTCTCGCTTTTCGAGAAGAGTGTGCTGATCCTTGCAGACCAGGGAGCAGAGGCCGTTCTGGGGAAGGAGGGCGCAGAGGAGCTTTCTGAAACAGCCGCCGGCCACCTCCGCGGCAGGAAGCACTGCGAGGCTTTCACGGTGACGATAGCAGCCGTTGCGCAGAAGCTGAAGGAGGGCCTTCCCCCCGAAGGCGAAAACCCCGACGAGCTCCCCAACGCTCTCCTCCTATACCATCCCAGGCCCTGAGGGCGTCAGCGTCAGGGTAATATTGATCAGGTGACGAAATGACGGGCCTGCGCCCGGGAGAAAAAACTTGGAAACCCTTTATGTAAGGTACGGAACCGATGAAAGAGCGATGACCAGGACCCTCCTTGAAATAATGGATGTTCAGGAGTCCATAAACCCCGCCCATACGGTGGTCATCAAGCCCAACCTTGTCAATCCCACCGCTCCCTCGGAAGGCGCCACGACCCATTCCGGTATAGTGCGCACTGTGATAGAATACCTGCTGGAAAGGGGTATCCACAAGATTGTGATAGCAGAGAGCTCATGGGTCGGCGCTTCCACCCTCGATGCTTTCAGGATATGCGGTTACGAAAGCATCGCAAGGGAATATGACGTGCCTCTTGTTGACCTGAAAAACGAGGGATCAGTCGAGGTCCCCGTGATGGATATGAAAATCAGGGTCTTCGAGAGAATCCTCAAAGCCGATATCCTCATTAATATGCCGGTGCTGAAGGCCCATTGCCAGACCTCCATGACATGTGCCATGAAGAACCTCAAGGGCTGCATCCCCGACAGCGAGAAAAGGAGGTTCCACACCCTCGGCATCCACAGGCCTGTGGCTCTCCTCAACAGGATTCTCAGGAGCCATCTTGTCATTGTTGACGGGATCTGCGGGGACCTGTTCTTTGAAGAGGGCGGGACTCCCCTCCCCATGAACAGGATTATTGCCGGGCGGAACGCTCTCACCATGGATTTGTACTGCGCAGGCCTCATCGGATATTCGTTCGAGGATATTGAGTACCTGGGAATTGCAAGGAAACTGGGCCTGGGCGATGGCCGCTTCAATGTCGTTGAGACAAATACGTGCAAAGACTCCGATACCTGCATGCAAGTAAAAGAAACACGGGGGAAAAGGCTTGAGAGCCTCACAAAGAACG from Candidatus Eremiobacterota bacterium encodes the following:
- a CDS encoding TPM domain-containing protein, translating into MTARCGKAFFLIVLFAALILSSESAALPLPPPPGREVFTVDDASLIKKEDLEKITAIQKDAYTIFDTSLMVVTIPTMSLYDGTGAQDFQQFARQWFEKWKVGKIDAHGNRLNSGILILLSKAEQKFSIQRGDGWVNGWDPYIDYVLKYEMGPSFRKNDFSKGILRGVQALNEMIKVTTRGAPRKPDTAQLAIAGLAEYIRHPPFSVFGEYTWIALIVAFIFILTAFIYEKGSAFFFGTGFLIACLAIFYPVFIIAGVILVALFYLWMYNHDMEHDMKYHSFRFWS
- a CDS encoding DUF362 domain-containing protein, producing METLYVRYGTDERAMTRTLLEIMDVQESINPAHTVVIKPNLVNPTAPSEGATTHSGIVRTVIEYLLERGIHKIVIAESSWVGASTLDAFRICGYESIAREYDVPLVDLKNEGSVEVPVMDMKIRVFERILKADILINMPVLKAHCQTSMTCAMKNLKGCIPDSEKRRFHTLGIHRPVALLNRILRSHLVIVDGICGDLFFEEGGTPLPMNRIIAGRNALTMDLYCAGLIGYSFEDIEYLGIARKLGLGDGRFNVVETNTCKDSDTCMQVKETRGKRLESLTKNVVNDQACSACYGGLIQALGRMKDLPSGMKFSIGQGFKGKKLAGVGIGNCTSGFTRWAKGCPPRAIDIIDFLAHS